A single genomic interval of Mesoplodon densirostris isolate mMesDen1 chromosome 8, mMesDen1 primary haplotype, whole genome shotgun sequence harbors:
- the LOC132495185 gene encoding dnaJ homolog subfamily B member 3-like yields the protein MVDYYEVLGVPRQASIEAIRKAYRKLALKWHPDKNPENKEEAERRFRQVAQAYEVLSDAEKRDVYDRYDEAGVEGGWGGRPFGDPFEGVFTFRDPADIFREFFGGRDPFLPHFFRDPLENILGGRRNSRGSRRRGSAPIFSTVSEFPAFGGGFSSFDTGFTSFGSLGNGDLSSFSMSCSGGTGNFKSTSTSSEIIHGKKITTKRSIENGQERIEVEEDGELKSVIINGKEQLLRLDTK from the coding sequence ATGGTGGACTACTACGAGGTGCTGGGCGTGCCCCGCCAGGCCTCGATCGAGGCCATCAGGAAGGCGTACCGCAAGCTGGCGCTCAAGTGGCACCCGGACAAAAACCCTGAGAACAAGGAGGAGGCGGAGAGGAGATTCAGACAAGTGGCCCAGGCCTACGAGGTGTTGTCAGACGCCGAGAAGAGGGACGTCTACGACCGATACGACGAGGCGGGAGTGGAGGGCGGCTGGGGCGGCCGGCCCTTCGGGGACCCCTTCGAGGGCGTCTTCACCTTCCGGGACCCGGCCGACATCTTCAGGGAGTTCTTCGGCGGCCGGGACCCGTTTTTGCCTCACTTCTTCAGAGACCCGCTTGAGAACATTTTGGGCGGTCGGAGGAACTCCCGAGGAAGCAGACGCAGAGGGTCCGCACCGATTTTCTCCACCGTCAGTGAATTTCCAGCATTTGGAGGcggtttttcttcctttgataCAGGATTTACCTCCTTTGGTTCCCTGGGGAATGGAgacctttcttccttctccatgtCTTGTAGTGGTGGGACGGGCAACTTCAAATCCACGTCGACTTCCTCCGAAATCATTCATGGCAAGAAGATCACCACCAAGAGAAGCATTGAGAATGGCCAAGAAAGGATAGAGGTGGAAGAAGATGGAGAGTTAAAGTCCGTGATAATAAATGGCAAAGAGCAGTTGCTACGCCTTGACACCAAGTGA
- the LOC132494825 gene encoding UDP-glucuronosyltransferase 1A1-like, whose protein sequence is MTAGSQGPRPLILGLLLCALGPALTQGGKLLVVPIDGSHWLSLIRIVQQLQHKGHDIVVLAPDASLYIKEGASYTLKRYPVPFRREDLEVAFVNLGRNVFENDPFLQRVVKIYKKVKGDSALLFSACSHLLHNKELMSSLTEGSFDAVLTDPFLPCGPIVAQYLAVPAVFFLNGLPCSLDFQGTQCPNPPSYVPRPLSFNSDRMTFLQRVKNILIALSESFLCSVVYSQYAPLASEVLQKDVTLQDLMSYASIWLLRSDFVNNYPRPIMPNTVFIGGINCASKKPLSQEFEAYVNASGEHGIVVFSLGSMISEIPEQKATEIADALGKIPQTVLWRYTGTPPPNLAKNTKLVKWLPQNDLLGHPKTRAFITHSGSHGVYEGICNGVPMVMMPLFGDQMDNAKRMETRGAGVTLNILEMSSEDLEKALKTVISDKSYKENIMRLSSLHKDRPMEPLDLAVFWVEFVMRHKGAPHLRPAAHDLTWYQYYSLDVIGFLLAVVLTVIFIIFKGCAFAFRKCFRKKERVKKSHKSKAH, encoded by the exons ATGACAGCAGGGTCCCAGGGTCCACGTCCACTCATCCTGGGCCTGCTGCTGTGTGCGCTTGGCCCTGCCCTGACGCAGGGTGGGAAGCTGTTGGTGGTCCCCATAGACGGCAGCCACTGGCTGAGTTTGATCAGGAtcgtccagcagctgcagcaCAAGGGACATGATATAGTGGTCCTCGCACCCGACGCCTCCCTGTACATTAAAGAAGGGGCATCTTACACCTTGAAGAGGTATCCCGTGCCATTCCGCAGGGAGGACTTGGAAGTGGCTTTTGTAAACCTTGGGCGTAATGTTTTCGAGAACGATCCTTTTCTGCAGCGCGTGGtcaaaatatacaagaaagtCAAAGGTGACTCAGCTCTACTGTTTTCCGCCTGCTCCCATTTACTGCACAACAAGGAGTTGATGTCCTCCCTGACAGAAGGCAGCTTTGATGCTGTATTGACTGACCCTTTCCTTCCCTGCGGCCCCATCGTGGCCCAGTACCTGGCTGTGCCTGCCGTGTTCTTCTTGAACGGACTGCCGTGCAGCCTGGACTTTCAGGGTACCCAGTGCCCCAACCCACCGTCCTATGTGCCCAGGCCTCTGTCCTTTAACTCAGATCGCATGACCTTCCTGCAGCGGGTGAAGAACATACTCATTGCCTTGTCAGAGAGCTTTCTGTGCAGTGTGGTTTATTCCCAGTATGCACCACTTGCCTCGGAAGTCCTTCAGAAAGACGTGACTCTCCAGGACCTTATGAGCTATGCATCTATCTGGCTTCTCAGAAGTGACTTTGTAAATAATTACCCAAGGCCCATCATGCCCAATACAGTTTTTATTGGTGGGATTAACTGTGCTAGCAAAAAGCCACTATCTCAG GAATTTGAAGCCTATGTAAATGCTTCTGGAGAACATGGTATTGTGGTCTTCTCTTTGGGCTCAATGATCTCAGAGATTCCAGAGCAGAAAGCTACGGAAATTGCTGATGCTTTGGGCAAAATACCTCAGACA GTCCTGTGGCGGTACACTGGGACTCCACCACCGAATCTTGCGAAGAATACAAAACTTGTCAAGTGGCTGCCACAAAATGATCTGCTTG GTCACCCGAAGACTCGGGCCTTTATCACACATTCCGGCTCCCATGGTGTTTATGAAGGAATATGTAATGGTGTTCCGATGGTGATGATGCCCTTGTTTGGTGACCAGATGGACAATGCAAAGCGCATGGAGACCCGGGGAGCTGGAGTAACCTTGAACATCCTGGAAATGAGTTCAGAAGATTTAGAAAAGGCCCTGAAAACTGTCATCAGTGACAAAAG CTATAAGGAAAACATCATGCGCCTCTCTAGCCTTCACAAGGACCGCCCCATGGAGCCTCTAGACCTGGCTGTATTCTGGGTGGAGTTTGTGATGAGGCACAAGGGGGCGCCACACCTGCGCCCTGCGGCGCATGACCTCACCTGGTACCAGTACTACTCTCTGGATGTGATCGGCTTCCTCCTGGCGGTCGTACTGACAGTCATCTTCATCATCTTTAAGGGCTGTGCCTTTGCCTTCCGGAAATGCTTCAGGAAAAAAGAGCGAGTGAAGAAATCTCATAAATCCAAGGCACACTGA